In Enterobacter sp. 638, a single window of DNA contains:
- the tsgA gene encoding MFS transporter TsgA, with the protein MTNSNRIKLTWISFFSYALTGALVIVTGMVMGDIANYFQLPVSSMSNTFTFLNAGILISIFLNAWLMEIVPLKTQLRFGFVLMVAAVAGLMVSHSIALFSVSMFVLGLVSGITMSIGTFLITHMYEGRQRGARLLFTDSFFSMAGMIFPMVAAVLLARSIEWYWVYACIGLVYVAIFVLTFGCEFPVLGKKAEQSTQPVAKEKWGIGVLFLSVAALCYILGQLGFISWVPEYAKGLGMSLNDAGKLVSDFWMSYMFGMWAFSFILRFFDLQRILTVLAGLATVLMYLFINGAPEHMAWFILTLGFFSSAIYTSIITLGSLQTKVASPKLVNFVLTCGTIGTMLTFVVTGPIVAHSGPLAALQTANGLYAVVFVMCLILGFVTRHRQHNTVAASH; encoded by the coding sequence ATGACTAACAGCAATCGCATTAAGCTCACATGGATCAGCTTCTTCTCGTACGCCCTGACCGGCGCACTGGTGATCGTCACCGGAATGGTGATGGGTGATATCGCCAACTATTTCCAGCTCCCTGTTTCCAGCATGAGTAACACCTTTACCTTCCTCAACGCCGGTATCCTGATCTCCATTTTCCTGAATGCCTGGCTGATGGAAATCGTGCCGCTGAAAACCCAGCTGCGTTTCGGCTTTGTCCTGATGGTCGCTGCCGTGGCGGGACTGATGGTCAGCCACAGTATCGCGCTGTTCTCCGTCTCAATGTTTGTATTGGGCCTGGTCAGCGGGATTACCATGTCCATCGGTACGTTCCTGATTACCCACATGTATGAAGGCCGTCAGCGCGGCGCACGCCTGCTGTTCACCGACTCCTTCTTCAGTATGGCGGGGATGATTTTCCCCATGGTGGCCGCCGTTCTGCTGGCGCGCAGCATCGAGTGGTACTGGGTATACGCCTGTATCGGGTTGGTCTACGTGGCTATTTTTGTGCTGACCTTCGGCTGTGAATTCCCGGTCCTGGGTAAAAAGGCGGAGCAGAGCACGCAGCCTGTCGCAAAAGAGAAATGGGGGATCGGCGTTCTGTTCCTGTCCGTTGCGGCGCTGTGCTATATCCTCGGCCAGCTGGGCTTTATCTCCTGGGTTCCGGAATATGCGAAAGGCCTGGGCATGAGCCTGAACGACGCGGGCAAACTGGTGAGCGATTTCTGGATGTCATACATGTTCGGCATGTGGGCGTTTAGCTTCATCCTGCGCTTCTTCGATTTGCAGCGCATTTTGACCGTGCTGGCGGGTCTGGCAACCGTGCTGATGTATCTGTTTATCAACGGTGCGCCTGAGCATATGGCGTGGTTTATTCTGACGCTCGGTTTCTTCTCCAGCGCGATTTATACCTCAATCATCACCCTCGGCTCTCTGCAAACCAAAGTGGCCTCACCTAAACTTGTGAACTTTGTGCTGACCTGCGGGACCATCGGCACCATGCTGACCTTCGTGGTGACTGGCCCGATTGTGGCGCACAGCGGCCCGCTGGCGGCGCTGCAAACGGCTAATGGTCTGTATGCCGTGGTGTTTGTCATGTGTTTGATTCTGGGCTTTGTGACCCGCCACCGTCAGCACAACACGGTAGCGGCTTCGCACTAA
- a CDS encoding putative adenosine monophosphate-protein transferase Fic — protein sequence MSDKIGDDRDPYLYPGLNVMRNKLNIRQAERLAQASYELTALRAATLPLGPPARGLPHLCAIHRHLYQDIFDWAGDIREVDIYQGDTRFCHFAYIEKEGNGLMQDLEEEGYLVGLEKREFIARLSHYYCEINVLHPFRIGNGIAQRVFFEQLAIHAGYQLSWKDIEPDFWSAANQSGAMGDLTDLTTIFAKVVSEARETE from the coding sequence ATGAGCGATAAAATCGGTGACGATCGCGATCCGTACCTCTATCCCGGCCTGAACGTGATGCGCAATAAGCTCAATATCCGTCAGGCGGAGCGCCTTGCGCAGGCCTCATATGAACTCACGGCCTTACGCGCCGCAACCCTCCCGCTTGGACCGCCCGCCCGCGGTTTGCCGCACCTGTGCGCCATTCATCGCCATCTTTATCAGGATATTTTCGACTGGGCGGGTGATATCCGCGAAGTCGATATTTATCAGGGCGATACGCGATTCTGTCATTTCGCGTATATCGAAAAAGAAGGCAACGGCCTGATGCAAGATCTTGAGGAAGAGGGCTATCTTGTCGGGCTCGAGAAAAGGGAGTTTATCGCCCGTCTCAGCCATTACTATTGCGAGATCAACGTCCTGCATCCGTTCCGGATTGGTAACGGGATCGCGCAACGCGTCTTTTTCGAGCAACTGGCCATCCACGCGGGGTATCAGCTGAGCTGGAAAGACATCGAACCCGATTTCTGGTCTGCAGCCAATCAGAGCGGGGCCATGGGCGATTTAACCGACCTGACAACCATCTTTGCCAAAGTAGTGAGCGAAGCGCGGGAAACTGAGTAG
- a CDS encoding YccS/YhfK family putative transporter: MWRRLIYHPEVNYALRQTLVLCLPVAVGLILGHLQHGLLFSLVPACCNIAGLDTPHKRFFKRLIIGGSLFAGCSLAVQLLLARDIPLPLILTVLALTLGVTAEISSLHARLLPASLIASIFTLSLAGNMPVWEPLLIYAFGTLWYGLFNWFWFWMWREQPLRESLSLLYVQLADYCEAKYTLLTQHTDPEKALPPLLTRQQKVVDLISQCYQQLHMLAANKNHEYKRLLRTFQVGLDLQEHISVSLHHPQEVQKLVERSHAEAVIRWNAQTVAARLRVLADDILYHRYPTRFTMDKPLGALEKIARQHPDNPVGQFCAWHFSRIARVLRTQRPLYSRDLMADKQKRLPLLPALKSYLSFKSSALRNAARISVMLSIASLMGVALHLPKPYWILMTVLFVTQNGYGATRVRILHRAGGTIAGLVIAGVTLHLHVPDGYTLAGMLLITLVSYLFIRKNYGWAMVGFTVTAVYTLQLLTLNGEQFIVARLVDTLIGCLIAFGGMVWLWPQWQSGLLRQNAHDALEADQQAIRLILSADPQPSPLAYQRMKVNQAHNALFNSLNQAMQEPGFNSHYLADMKLWVTHSQFIVEHINAMTTLAREHTMLTPDLAQRYLQSCEIALQRCQQRLEYDAPGESGDINILEGPETLTYGPMSTLEQHLQRILGHLSTMHTISSVAWRQRPHHGIWLTRLLRRESN; encoded by the coding sequence ATGTGGCGCAGGCTGATCTATCACCCGGAAGTTAACTACGCACTTCGGCAAACGCTGGTGTTATGTCTCCCCGTGGCCGTCGGTTTGATTCTGGGTCATCTGCAACACGGTCTGCTTTTTTCCCTCGTCCCTGCCTGCTGTAACATTGCCGGTCTCGATACGCCGCATAAACGCTTTTTCAAACGCCTGATTATTGGCGGATCGCTGTTTGCCGGATGCAGTCTTGCGGTACAGCTTTTGCTGGCGCGCGATATCCCCTTGCCACTGATTTTAACCGTGCTGGCACTCACGCTCGGCGTGACGGCGGAAATCAGTTCTCTGCATGCCCGATTGCTCCCCGCGTCGCTAATTGCCTCGATTTTCACCCTCAGCCTCGCCGGGAATATGCCCGTCTGGGAACCGTTGCTGATCTACGCGTTCGGCACGCTGTGGTACGGATTATTCAACTGGTTCTGGTTTTGGATGTGGCGCGAGCAGCCTTTGCGCGAATCCTTAAGCCTGCTCTACGTTCAGCTCGCTGATTACTGCGAAGCAAAATACACCCTGCTGACGCAGCACACCGACCCGGAAAAGGCGCTGCCGCCGCTGTTGACGCGTCAGCAAAAAGTGGTCGATTTAATCAGCCAGTGCTATCAGCAGCTGCACATGCTGGCGGCCAATAAAAATCATGAATACAAACGGCTGCTGCGCACGTTTCAGGTAGGGCTGGATCTCCAGGAACATATCTCCGTCAGCCTGCATCATCCGCAGGAAGTGCAAAAACTGGTGGAGCGCAGCCACGCCGAAGCGGTGATCCGCTGGAATGCCCAGACGGTCGCGGCGCGTCTGCGCGTGCTGGCTGACGATATTCTTTATCACCGCTATCCCACGCGCTTTACCATGGATAAGCCATTGGGCGCGCTGGAGAAAATTGCCCGTCAGCATCCGGATAACCCGGTCGGGCAGTTCTGCGCATGGCATTTCAGCCGCATCGCACGTGTGCTGCGCACCCAACGTCCGCTCTATTCCCGTGACCTGATGGCGGATAAGCAGAAACGGCTGCCGCTACTGCCAGCGCTGAAAAGCTATCTGTCTTTTAAATCCTCTGCCCTGCGAAATGCGGCGCGCATTAGCGTGATGCTGAGTATCGCCAGCCTGATGGGCGTGGCGCTGCATTTACCCAAGCCCTACTGGATTTTAATGACTGTGCTGTTCGTGACGCAGAACGGCTATGGCGCGACGCGCGTGCGGATCCTGCACCGGGCGGGCGGGACTATTGCCGGCCTGGTGATTGCGGGCGTCACGCTGCACCTCCACGTTCCGGACGGTTATACCCTGGCGGGCATGCTGCTTATCACGCTGGTCAGCTATCTGTTTATCCGTAAAAACTATGGCTGGGCAATGGTCGGCTTTACGGTCACCGCGGTGTATACCCTGCAACTGCTTACCCTGAATGGCGAACAGTTTATTGTCGCCCGACTGGTGGATACGCTGATTGGCTGTCTGATTGCGTTTGGCGGCATGGTCTGGCTGTGGCCGCAGTGGCAAAGCGGGCTGTTGCGCCAGAATGCTCACGATGCGCTCGAGGCCGACCAGCAGGCTATTCGCCTGATCCTCAGCGCCGATCCGCAGCCGTCGCCGCTGGCGTACCAGCGCATGAAGGTCAATCAGGCTCATAACGCGCTGTTTAACTCGCTGAACCAAGCCATGCAAGAGCCGGGCTTTAATTCGCACTATCTGGCCGATATGAAACTCTGGGTGACGCACAGCCAGTTCATCGTCGAACATATCAACGCAATGACCACGCTGGCGCGCGAGCATACGATGCTGACGCCGGATCTGGCGCAGCGCTATTTGCAGTCGTGTGAAATTGCGTTGCAGCGGTGTCAGCAGCGCCTGGAATATGATGCGCCGGGGGAATCGGGGGATATTAATATTCTTGAAGGGCCAGAAACGCTCACCTACGGTCCGATGAGCACGCTGGAACAGCACTTACAGCGCATACTCGGGCATCTGAGCACCATGCACACCATTTCGTCGGTGGCATGGCGACAACGCCCGCATCACGGTATTTGGTTAACGCGCCTGTTGCGGCGCGAATCCAATTAA
- the ppiA gene encoding peptidylprolyl isomerase A — protein MLKSTLAAVAAVFALSAVSPAVLAAKGDPHVLLTTSAGNIELELNSQKAPVSVKNFLDYVNNGFYNNTTFHRVIPGFMLQGGGFNEQMQQKQPNAPIKNEADNGLRNTRGTISMARTADKDSATSQFFLNVADNAFLDHGQRDFGYAVFGKVVKGMDVADKISQVQTHDVGPYQNVPTKPVVILSAKVLP, from the coding sequence ATGCTCAAATCAACTCTGGCGGCTGTCGCGGCTGTGTTTGCCCTCTCTGCTGTTTCTCCTGCTGTTCTGGCAGCGAAAGGCGACCCCCATGTTTTGCTGACAACGTCTGCCGGGAATATTGAGCTGGAACTGAATAGCCAGAAAGCTCCTGTATCGGTGAAAAACTTCCTCGATTACGTGAACAATGGTTTCTATAACAACACCACGTTTCACCGTGTGATCCCGGGGTTCATGCTCCAGGGTGGCGGATTCAACGAGCAGATGCAGCAAAAGCAGCCGAATGCGCCAATCAAAAACGAAGCCGACAATGGTCTGCGTAACACGCGTGGCACCATTTCGATGGCCCGTACTGCGGACAAAGACAGCGCCACCAGCCAGTTCTTCCTGAACGTTGCGGACAACGCTTTCCTCGATCACGGCCAGCGCGACTTCGGTTATGCGGTATTCGGTAAAGTGGTAAAAGGCATGGATGTGGCCGATAAAATCTCTCAGGTCCAGACGCACGACGTCGGTCCTTACCAGAATGTACCGACAAAACCGGTCGTTATTCTGTCCGCAAAAGTTCTGCCGTAA
- a CDS encoding aspartate aminotransferase family protein has product MATEQSAITRATFDEVILPIYAPAEFIPVKGKGSRVWDQQSKEYVDFAGGIAVTALGHCHPALVEALKTQGETLWHTSNVFTNEPALRLGRKIIDATFAERVLFMNSGTEANETAFKLARYYASTRHSPYKTKIIAFHNAFHGRSLFTVSVGGQPKYSDGFGPKPADIIHVPFNDLHAVKAVMDDHTCAIVVEPIQGEGGVMAATPEFLKGLRELCDEHQALLVFDEVQSGMGRTGDLFAYMHYGVTPDILTSAKALGGGFPVSAVLTTQEIASAFHVGSHGSTYGGNPLACAIAGAAFDIINTPDVLNGVSAKREQFVKHLQQIDAQYDVFSDIRGMGLLVGAELKPQYKGRARDFLHAAAHEGVMVLNAGPDVMRFAPSLVIEAQDIDDGMARFAAAVGKIVKG; this is encoded by the coding sequence ATGGCAACTGAACAATCTGCAATTACGCGCGCAACTTTCGATGAAGTTATCCTGCCGATTTATGCACCGGCTGAGTTTATCCCGGTAAAAGGGAAAGGCAGCCGCGTGTGGGATCAGCAGAGCAAAGAGTACGTTGATTTTGCGGGTGGTATTGCGGTGACGGCGCTGGGGCATTGCCATCCTGCTCTGGTCGAGGCGTTAAAAACGCAGGGCGAAACCCTGTGGCACACCAGCAACGTGTTCACTAATGAACCCGCGCTGCGTCTGGGGCGCAAAATTATCGACGCCACGTTTGCCGAGCGCGTTCTTTTCATGAACTCAGGTACCGAAGCTAACGAAACTGCGTTCAAGCTGGCGCGTTACTACGCGTCTACGCGTCATAGCCCGTACAAAACCAAAATTATTGCTTTCCATAACGCCTTCCACGGCCGCTCGCTGTTTACGGTTTCCGTCGGCGGACAGCCGAAGTATTCCGATGGATTTGGCCCAAAACCTGCCGACATCATCCATGTGCCGTTTAACGATCTCCACGCCGTAAAAGCGGTAATGGACGACCACACCTGCGCGATTGTGGTGGAGCCGATTCAGGGCGAAGGCGGTGTAATGGCGGCGACGCCAGAGTTTCTGAAAGGCCTGCGTGAACTGTGCGACGAACATCAGGCGCTGCTGGTGTTTGATGAAGTGCAGAGCGGAATGGGGCGTACCGGCGATCTGTTTGCTTACATGCATTACGGCGTGACGCCGGACATTCTGACCAGCGCCAAAGCGCTCGGCGGCGGCTTCCCGGTCAGCGCCGTGCTGACGACGCAGGAGATCGCGTCGGCATTCCATGTAGGATCTCACGGTTCGACCTACGGCGGGAATCCGCTGGCCTGCGCTATCGCTGGCGCGGCGTTTGATATTATCAACACGCCAGACGTGCTGAACGGCGTGAGCGCGAAACGCGAACAGTTTGTGAAACATCTTCAGCAGATCGATGCGCAGTACGATGTGTTCAGTGATATTCGTGGAATGGGACTGCTGGTTGGCGCGGAACTGAAACCCCAATACAAAGGCCGTGCGCGCGATTTCCTCCATGCTGCTGCACACGAAGGGGTGATGGTGCTGAATGCCGGACCGGACGTCATGCGCTTTGCGCCGTCGCTGGTGATTGAAGCACAGGATATTGACGACGGTATGGCGCGCTTTGCCGCAGCCGTTGGGAAAATCGTTAAGGGTTAA
- the pabA gene encoding aminodeoxychorismate synthase component 2 — MILLIDNYDSFTWNLYQYFCELGAEVVVRRNDEVTLADINALAPQKIVISPGPCTPSESGISLDVIRDFAGKLPILGVCLGHQAIGQVFGATIVRAAKVMHGKTSPVTHTGTGVFRGLNNPLTVTRYHSLIIDPPTLPDCFDVTAWSDTQEIMGIRHREWDLEGVQFHPESILSEQGHQLLANFLHR, encoded by the coding sequence ATGATTCTGCTGATTGATAATTACGATTCATTTACCTGGAACCTGTACCAGTACTTTTGTGAACTGGGTGCTGAGGTGGTGGTCCGGCGTAATGATGAGGTGACGCTGGCAGATATCAACGCGCTGGCACCGCAGAAAATTGTCATTTCGCCAGGGCCTTGTACCCCCTCTGAATCCGGTATTTCGCTGGATGTTATCCGCGATTTTGCTGGCAAACTGCCGATTCTGGGCGTCTGCCTGGGGCATCAGGCGATCGGCCAGGTCTTTGGCGCGACCATCGTTCGTGCCGCCAAAGTGATGCACGGCAAAACCTCGCCGGTGACGCATACCGGAACCGGCGTGTTTCGCGGCCTGAACAATCCCCTCACGGTGACGCGCTATCATTCGCTGATAATTGACCCGCCCACGCTACCCGATTGCTTTGATGTGACCGCCTGGAGCGACACCCAGGAGATCATGGGCATTCGCCATCGCGAATGGGATCTCGAAGGCGTGCAGTTCCATCCGGAAAGCATCCTGAGCGAACAGGGCCATCAACTGCTGGCTAATTTCCTCCATCGTTGA
- a CDS encoding cytosine deaminase, producing the protein MSTSPLWLVQNVRLPQQDGLWQIAIENGRFGEITPMGDAPDESHEVLNARGGLAIPPFIEPHIHLDTTQTAGEPNWNQSGTLFEGIERWAERKALLSHDDVKARAWKTLKWQMANGIQFVRTHVDVSDPTLTALKAMLEVKQEVAPWITLQIVAFPQEGILSYPNGAALLEEALQLGADVVGAIPHFEFTREYGVQSLHIAFELAKKYDRPLDIHCDEIDDEQSRFVETVATLAYEAGIGSRVTASHTTAMHSYNGAYTSRLFRLLKMSGINFVANPLVNIHLQGRFDDYPKRRGITRVKELQEAGINVCFGHDDVFDPWYPLGTGNMLQVLHMGLHVCQMMGYQQIDSGLNLITHNSARTFGLTDYGIKTGNPANLIILPAESGFDAVRCQVPVRWSIRQGRVIATTQLAQTWIQTDSGGEEVSFSQKQPLR; encoded by the coding sequence ATGTCTACATCACCGCTTTGGCTGGTTCAGAACGTTCGGTTACCGCAGCAAGATGGGTTATGGCAAATCGCCATTGAGAATGGCCGTTTTGGCGAAATTACCCCGATGGGTGATGCGCCCGATGAGAGCCACGAAGTCCTCAACGCCCGGGGCGGCCTGGCGATTCCGCCGTTTATTGAACCGCATATTCATCTCGATACCACTCAGACGGCCGGTGAGCCGAACTGGAACCAGTCTGGAACCCTTTTTGAGGGCATCGAACGCTGGGCGGAACGTAAAGCGTTGCTCAGCCATGACGATGTCAAAGCGCGTGCGTGGAAGACGTTGAAATGGCAAATGGCCAACGGCATTCAGTTTGTTCGCACTCACGTTGACGTTTCTGACCCTACGCTGACGGCGCTAAAAGCGATGCTGGAAGTGAAGCAGGAGGTGGCACCGTGGATAACGCTGCAAATCGTTGCTTTCCCGCAGGAGGGGATTCTTTCCTATCCCAACGGTGCGGCGCTGCTTGAAGAAGCGTTACAGCTCGGCGCAGACGTGGTCGGCGCCATCCCGCATTTTGAATTCACCCGCGAATACGGCGTGCAGTCGCTGCACATCGCGTTTGAACTGGCGAAAAAATATGATCGCCCGCTGGATATTCACTGCGACGAAATTGACGATGAGCAGTCACGATTTGTCGAAACGGTTGCCACGCTGGCCTACGAGGCAGGGATTGGATCGCGCGTCACCGCCAGCCACACCACCGCGATGCACTCCTACAATGGGGCATACACCTCGCGGCTGTTCCGCTTGCTGAAAATGTCCGGCATCAACTTTGTCGCTAACCCACTGGTGAACATTCATTTGCAGGGGCGTTTTGACGATTACCCGAAACGCCGTGGGATTACGCGCGTGAAAGAGTTACAGGAAGCGGGTATCAACGTCTGCTTCGGTCATGACGATGTTTTCGACCCGTGGTATCCGCTGGGGACGGGTAACATGCTGCAAGTGCTGCACATGGGGCTACACGTCTGTCAGATGATGGGTTATCAGCAGATCGACAGCGGACTGAATTTGATTACCCATAACAGCGCGCGCACGTTTGGGCTGACGGATTACGGTATCAAAACCGGTAACCCGGCGAATCTGATCATATTGCCTGCGGAAAGTGGTTTTGACGCGGTGCGCTGCCAGGTGCCGGTGCGCTGGTCGATTCGTCAGGGAAGAGTGATTGCGACGACGCAGCTGGCGCAAACCTGGATTCAGACGGATAGCGGGGGAGAAGAGGTGAGTTTTAGTCAAAAACAGCCCCTTCGCTGA
- the crp gene encoding cAMP-activated global transcriptional regulator CRP: MVLGKPQTDPTLEWFLSHCHIHKYPSKSTLIHQGEKAETLYYIVKGSVAVLIKDEEGKEMILSYLNQGDFIGELGLFEEGQERSAWVRAKSACEVAEISYKKFRQLIQVNPDILLRLSSQMARRLQITSEKVGNLAFLDVTGRIAQTLLNLAKQPDAMTHPDGMQIKITRQEIGQIVGCSRETVGRILKMLEDQNLISAHGKTIVVYGTR; this comes from the coding sequence ATGGTGCTTGGCAAACCGCAAACAGACCCGACTCTCGAATGGTTCTTGTCTCATTGCCATATTCATAAGTACCCATCGAAGAGCACGCTGATTCACCAGGGTGAAAAAGCGGAAACGTTGTATTACATCGTCAAAGGCTCGGTGGCAGTGCTTATTAAAGATGAAGAAGGAAAAGAGATGATCCTTTCTTATCTGAACCAGGGCGATTTCATCGGCGAACTGGGCCTGTTTGAAGAAGGCCAGGAACGTAGCGCCTGGGTACGTGCAAAATCGGCCTGTGAAGTGGCTGAGATCTCCTACAAAAAATTCCGTCAGTTGATTCAGGTTAACCCGGATATTCTGTTGCGCCTGTCTTCGCAGATGGCTCGCCGCCTGCAAATCACCTCCGAGAAAGTGGGTAACCTCGCCTTCCTGGATGTGACCGGCCGCATCGCGCAAACGCTGTTGAACCTGGCGAAACAGCCTGACGCTATGACTCACCCTGACGGCATGCAAATTAAAATTACCCGTCAAGAAATTGGTCAGATCGTCGGTTGCTCCCGTGAAACCGTTGGCCGTATTCTGAAAATGCTGGAAGATCAGAACCTGATCTCCGCCCACGGTAAAACCATTGTGGTTTACGGAACGCGTTAA
- a CDS encoding YhfG family protein gives MKKLTDRQKSRLWEQQRNVNFQASRRLEGVDSPLVTLNAADAQLRLEELRRHYER, from the coding sequence GTGAAAAAACTCACCGACAGGCAAAAATCCCGTCTCTGGGAACAGCAGCGCAACGTAAACTTTCAGGCCAGTCGGCGCCTGGAAGGTGTCGATAGCCCGCTCGTCACGCTAAATGCAGCAGACGCTCAACTTCGTCTTGAGGAACTCAGGAGGCATTATGAGCGATAA